A single genomic interval of Eleutherodactylus coqui strain aEleCoq1 chromosome 3, aEleCoq1.hap1, whole genome shotgun sequence harbors:
- the LOC136621640 gene encoding dimethylaniline monooxygenase [N-oxide-forming] 2-like, whose translation MVKTVAVIGSGISGLGAIKACLEEGLEPTCFERSNDIGGLWRFTDEVEEGRASIYKSLVTNVSKEIMCLSDFPMPDDFPNFLPNHKYFEYIKLYAEHFKLLQYIKFKTTVCRVEKHSDFPVTGQWLVTTESNGEKKTDIFDAVMVCTGQHAQPVAAMNTLPDIEKFKGQIIHCQEYKRPIGFDGKRVLIIGMGNTGVDISTELCTRASQVYLSSRQGVWVFPRCGKRGLPNDLGFLSRYNNWISAILPPAVSRWMQKKALNAPFDHGLFNIEPEGSAWKEPLVNEELASRILSGSIMVKPHVSRFLENSVHFADGSVVDNLDIVLLATGYDYSFPFLDESIVKKDENKGSFYKKIIPLGIEKPTIAFIAFILPIGPTMVVAELQSRWATKLFKGLHKLPDTEGIKKEMLKDEQLRKKWFATAENNFRRANYIGYMDDLSADIGVELNIWKLFLTDPVLAWKVVFGPCNPYQFRLTGPGKWDGAREAILTQWDRIEKPLRTRVPKQNPKSHLESLIFWILCFGILLLAIILRW comes from the exons atggttaaaacaGTTGCAGTCATTGGATCTGGAATCAGCGGTTTGGGAGCTATTAAGGCATGTCTAGAGGAAGGTCTTGAGCCTACATGCTTTGAAAGAAGTAATGATATTGGAGGCCTCTGGAGATTTACG GATGAAGTAGAAGAAGGAAGAGCCAGCATCTACAAGTCTTTGGTCACCAATGTTTCCAAAGAAATAATGTGTCTTAGTGACTTTCCAATGCCGGATGATTTTCCTAACTTTTTACCAAATCACAAATACTTTGAATACATCAAGCTCTACGCAGAGCATTTTAAACTGTTGCAATACATAAAATTTAAG ACAACTGTTTGCCGAGTAGAGAAGCATTCTGACTTCCCAGTCACTGGTCAGTGGTTAGTTACTACAGAAAGCAACGGAGAAAAGAAGACCGACATCTTTGATGCAGTTATGGTTTGTACAGGTCAGCATGCACAACCTGTAGCAGCCATGAACACCCTTCCAG ATATTGAAAAGTTTAAAGGTCAAATAATCCATTGTCAAGAATACAAAAGGCCCATTGGTTTTGATGGAAAACGAGTATTGATAATTGGAATGGGTAACACTGGAGTGGATATCTCTACTGAATTGTGCACAAGAGCATCACAG GTATATCTTAGCTCTAGACAAGGGGTTTGGGTTTTTCCGCGCTGTGGAAAACGAGGACTTCCTAATGATTTGGGCTTCTTAAGTCGTTACAACAACTGGATCAGCGCAATACTGCCACCAGCAGTGTCTCGATGGATGCAAAAGAAAGCCTTGAATGCTCCATTTGACCATGGATTGTTCAACATAGAGCCAGAGGG GTCTGCGTGGAAAGAACCTTTGGTGAATGAGGAACTTGCAAGCCGTATTTTGTCAGGATCAATTATGGTCAAGCCACACGTGAGCCGGTTCCTTGAGAACTCAGTCCATTTTGCAGATGGTTCTGTTGTGGACAATCTTGATATCGTTTTGCTTGCCACAGGCTATGATTATAGTTTTCCTTTTCTGGATGAATCGATTGTTAAAAAGGATGAAAACAAAGGATCTTTTTACAAAAAGATAATCCCTCTGGGAATCGAAAAGCCCACAATAGCATTCATTGCATTTATCCTTCCAATTGGACCAACAATGGTGGTCGCTGAACTTCAGTCTCGATGGGCCACTAAACTTTTCAAGG gatTACACAAACTTCCAGACACTGaaggaataaaaaaagaaatgctaAAGGATGAACAGCTCAGAAAAAAATG GTTTGCAACAGCTGAAAATAATTTCCGTCGTGCAAATTACATTGGGTACATGGATGATCTCTCTGCAGATATAGGAGTGGAGCTAAACATATGGAAGCTATTCCTAACAGACCCAGTTTTGGCATGGAAGGTTGTCTTTGGGCCCTGCAATCCCTATCAATTCCGTCTGACTGGTCCGGGAAAATGGGATGGAGCACGAGAAGCAATTTTAACCCAATGGGATCGAATTGAGAAGCCCCTAAGAACAAGGGTGCCAAAGCAAAATCCTAAATCTCATTTGGAATCACTTATATTTTGGATACTTTGCtttggcattctgcttttagCCATTATTCTAAGATGGTAA